From a region of the Megalops cyprinoides isolate fMegCyp1 chromosome 13, fMegCyp1.pri, whole genome shotgun sequence genome:
- the LOC118787659 gene encoding nuclear factor 7, ovary-like has product MQGGLAVMTQALTARREREQMLRSALHISESDRFQQWWISKGSSAVEELRNRGGRARGPRGQAANDEFKSEAKGLCVTPHSPHSPSLGPYDSHLQLFVWKEMLQVIKPVLTCVTLEDLHDPLLKVSADSVRHVELNSRTLWGLGEAPEFSMSHTWSQESFRSGQHYWEVTVGEKSHWSLGLDAQLSSSKQAICRLNGRFGKHRVKTQKEIPLNLPVRPKKIGTFLDCERKRISFYNADNMSLIHSTAYDTDKSLFVYFNPGFYFKGENGDPLTVCCY; this is encoded by the exons ATGCAGGGAGGTCTGGCGGTGATGACGCAGGCGCTCACGGCCCGGCGGGAGAGAGAACAGATGCTGCGGTCAGCGCTGCACATCAGCGAGTCTGACCGCTTCCAACAG tggtgGATCAGCAAGGGTTCCTCTGCAGTTGAGGAACTGAGGAACCGAGGTGGTAGAGCAAGAGGACCGAGGGGCCAGGCAGCAAATGATGA GTTTAAGTCTGAGGCGAAAGGCCTCTGTGTGACACCTCACTCCCCGCACTCCCCCTCCCTGGGGCCGTATGACAGCCACCTGCAGCTTTTCGTGTGGAAGGAGATGCTGCAAGTGATCAAACCAG TTCTCACATGTGTGACTTTGGAGGACCTTCATGACCCGCTTTTGAAAGTGTCAGCTGATAGCGTCAGACACGTAGAACTGAATTCCAGGACACTGTGGGGGCTTGGGGAAGCTCCGGAATTCTCCATGTCCCACACCTGGAGCCAGGAGAGCTTCAGATCAGGGCAGCATTACTGGGAGGTGACGGTGGGGGAGAAGTCGCACTGGAGCCTGGGGCTGGACGCTCAGCTCAGCAGCAGCAAACAGGCCATCTGCAGGCTGAATGGGAGGTTCGGCAAACATAGGGTTAAAACGCAAAAAGAAATCCCTCTCAACCTCCCGGTCAGACCTAAGAAGATCGGGACTTTCCTCGACTGTGAGAGAAAGCGAATCTCTTTTTATAATGCGGACAACATGTCTCTCATCCACTCCACTGCATATGACACAGACAAGTCCCTTTTTGTCTACTTCAATCCTGGCTTTTATTTTAAGGGGGAGAATGGGGACCCCTTGACTGTGTGCTGCTACTGA